From Cyanobacteriota bacterium, a single genomic window includes:
- a CDS encoding ABC transporter ATP-binding protein: MFKYLLKHYRGYLLGIVFLIITNLLAAYIPQLIKKVVDMIEIQDSALLEVLAWASFLAVLMAIMRAASRQIIFAIGREIEFELKKDIFNHLVTLPPGFFSESSKDGISTQAGSLISIITNDVQSIRALGGFAMLNIFNTVIAFAVILPLMFDLHTELTWAFLALIPIVILFVISLSGKIKDYQNWVQEELARISNFIEQNLSGIHIIKAYAQEQAELNRFSVINDQLKQAYLKLIQVRSFIGPVMRVIASLGFVLLLYMGGKSIIAGEFSAGDFAAYALYVQRLIWPVATLGWLITIIYRAQVSEKRINGILQVDPTIKDRDDAIKKTSFETEIEIKALNTKITKGSMVGIVGAIGSGKTVLAHKLMHLKELTDDEILIDGIDIKDIQLNSLRTLVNLVPQTNFLFSSSVFDNIVYAKDLSRDQVIELAKKVNIHDEIMSLSECYDSIVGERGVTLSGGQRQRIAIARALALDPEILVLDDSLSSLDNESSKLILHNIIGLRKNKTTIFITHNESILNEMDQLIKLERVG; the protein is encoded by the coding sequence GTGTTTAAGTATTTGCTCAAACATTATCGTGGATATTTATTAGGGATTGTCTTTTTGATTATCACTAATCTCTTGGCTGCTTATATTCCACAGCTTATAAAAAAAGTAGTAGACATGATTGAAATTCAGGACTCCGCTCTGTTAGAAGTTCTAGCTTGGGCTAGTTTTCTTGCTGTGCTAATGGCAATAATGAGAGCGGCCTCTCGCCAAATCATATTTGCTATTGGTCGTGAGATTGAATTTGAACTTAAAAAAGATATCTTTAATCATTTGGTGACCTTGCCACCTGGTTTTTTTTCGGAGAGTTCCAAAGATGGAATCTCGACTCAGGCGGGTAGCCTAATTTCAATAATCACTAATGATGTCCAGTCTATTAGAGCCCTTGGTGGTTTTGCAATGCTTAATATATTCAATACTGTAATTGCTTTTGCTGTGATTCTACCTTTGATGTTTGATTTACATACCGAATTAACCTGGGCTTTTCTGGCTTTGATTCCTATTGTGATTCTATTTGTGATTTCTTTAAGTGGCAAGATCAAAGACTATCAAAATTGGGTTCAAGAAGAACTTGCACGTATTAGTAATTTCATTGAACAAAACCTGAGTGGTATTCATATTATCAAGGCTTACGCTCAAGAACAGGCAGAGCTCAATCGTTTTTCTGTTATCAATGATCAATTAAAACAAGCCTATTTGAAATTAATTCAGGTGCGTAGTTTTATTGGGCCAGTGATGCGAGTAATTGCAAGTCTCGGTTTTGTTTTACTTTTGTACATGGGTGGTAAATCAATTATCGCTGGAGAGTTTAGTGCTGGTGACTTTGCTGCTTATGCACTTTATGTTCAAAGGCTGATCTGGCCTGTCGCCACGCTTGGTTGGTTAATCACTATCATTTATAGAGCTCAAGTAAGTGAAAAAAGAATTAACGGTATTCTTCAAGTTGATCCGACTATCAAAGATCGTGACGACGCTATTAAAAAAACTAGCTTTGAAACTGAAATTGAAATCAAAGCCCTTAATACAAAAATAACTAAAGGATCAATGGTTGGTATTGTCGGTGCAATCGGCTCAGGTAAAACAGTACTAGCTCATAAATTAATGCATCTTAAAGAGTTGACTGATGATGAGATTTTAATTGATGGGATTGATATCAAGGATATTCAATTAAATTCATTGCGTACTTTGGTGAACCTAGTACCCCAAACTAATTTTCTTTTTTCGAGTTCGGTTTTTGATAATATTGTTTACGCCAAAGATCTAAGTCGAGATCAAGTGATTGAGCTCGCTAAGAAAGTGAATATCCATGATGAGATTATGTCCTTGTCTGAGTGCTATGACAGTATAGTTGGTGAGCGTGGTGTAACCCTCTCAGGAGGACAGAGACAAAGAATTGCTATCGCCAGAGCATTAGCACTGGATCCGGAGATTTTAGTGCTCGATGATTCTTTAAGTAGTCTTGATAACGAGAGCTCTAAGTTGATTTTGCATAATATCATCGGTTTGCGTAAAAACAAAACTACTATTTTCATTACTCATAATGAAAGTATTTTAAATGAGATGGATCAATTAATTAAATTGGAGAGAGTAGGCTGA
- a CDS encoding cbb3-type cytochrome c oxidase subunit II has product MSDKNTNEKIGTKGYILPAVVVALSFMMIYTVVVLIPDMTMINIKPTKYAMEYVLKDTDGNIVIDEKGKPKLSQAGKGRAVYVREGCFYCHSQFVRPQDRDFGSRVHAGDYVNETPNVLGTSRTGPDLSNEGLKMPDAWHIGHLDNPRAYTPGSIMPSFSFLSEVDTANLVAYLQTLGAKRFQDPENKPIYEAYYPEADTAFWVASEHHKPNVDSATAANGGAGIFRQNCAACHGTNGLGNGPNALAMNKKPANFSRPFFKAYSDKTWYYKVAEGVPGTRMPRWKLALKPEQMWYLVAFLKTLPQDKEVIIQDYQTINDKDWEEQSVLPTGLINKYKEIGHHKATGTYHVNPGGLTGTETSAGGTSGH; this is encoded by the coding sequence ATGTCTGACAAAAATACAAATGAAAAAATAGGTACAAAGGGATATATACTGCCAGCAGTTGTAGTTGCTCTGTCTTTTATGATGATCTACACAGTAGTTGTATTGATTCCTGATATGACGATGATTAATATCAAGCCTACAAAGTATGCGATGGAATATGTTCTCAAAGATACTGATGGCAATATCGTCATTGATGAAAAGGGCAAACCTAAATTAAGTCAGGCTGGTAAAGGACGTGCAGTTTACGTCAGAGAAGGTTGTTTTTATTGCCACTCACAATTTGTTAGACCACAGGATAGAGATTTCGGTTCTCGAGTACATGCTGGTGACTATGTTAATGAAACACCAAACGTATTGGGTACATCAAGAACAGGTCCAGACTTGAGTAATGAAGGTCTCAAAATGCCAGATGCCTGGCATATTGGACATCTTGATAATCCAAGAGCTTATACTCCCGGTTCAATTATGCCTTCTTTTAGTTTCTTGAGTGAGGTAGACACAGCTAACTTGGTTGCCTATCTACAAACACTTGGTGCTAAGCGTTTTCAAGATCCTGAGAATAAACCAATTTACGAAGCATATTATCCAGAAGCTGACACAGCTTTTTGGGTAGCATCTGAACACCACAAACCCAACGTTGATAGTGCAACAGCTGCCAATGGTGGTGCTGGAATCTTTAGACAAAACTGTGCAGCTTGTCACGGAACGAACGGACTTGGTAACGGACCAAACGCTCTTGCCATGAACAAAAAACCAGCCAACTTCTCAAGACCTTTCTTCAAGGCTTATTCTGACAAGACTTGGTACTATAAAGTAGCAGAGGGTGTACCTGGTACCAGAATGCCGCGTTGGAAACTTGCGCTGAAGCCTGAACAAATGTGGTACTTAGTTGCATTCTTAAAAACTCTTCCACAAGACAAAGAAGTGATTATTCAGGATTATCAAACAATTAATGATAAGGATTGGGAAGAGCAATCAGTACTGCCTACTGGATTAATAAACAAATACAAAGAAATTGGACATCACAAAGCTACTGGTACTTACCATGTAAATCCAGGTGGCTTGACTGGTACAGAGACCAGTGCAGGAGGAACTAGTGGACACTAA
- a CDS encoding cytochrome b N-terminal domain-containing protein — protein sequence MFTKIVRAGQVVFLRIEDALNKIFSSEQNILYYHGAMPNFFMWILFLSGLLLFVYYMPTLEGAYQSVEYITHKIPFGDMIRGIHRYAADAMLITVLLHALRVYFTDRYRSYRIIAWYSGIALIFMMTLIGISGYILVWDERSYIIVTKISEFLAAFPIWGQAWSHAFINDNAISNYTMSMALFLHTGTSFSLLVMLWIHYMRISRPVVNVTWALGCLLGGTILIFAGLMPATSGPEAVLIATPTYFDMDWFYLWIFPVMDYLGNIWTWVALAVVTLIAILLPEFVKSRDDEPATVNKDACVGCKLCAVDCPYEAIYMAPRTDGSKFKEIAVVIDARCAECGLCVGACNFDAIELPAHISTDYMDQTRMILEASV from the coding sequence ATGTTTACAAAAATAGTTAGAGCCGGTCAAGTAGTGTTTTTGAGAATTGAGGATGCCCTCAACAAGATCTTTTCTTCAGAGCAAAACATTCTTTATTATCATGGTGCGATGCCAAATTTCTTCATGTGGATTTTATTCCTTTCAGGTTTATTGTTGTTTGTATACTATATGCCGACACTTGAAGGTGCTTACCAGTCAGTCGAGTACATCACTCACAAGATTCCTTTTGGAGATATGATTCGTGGTATTCATAGATACGCTGCTGATGCGATGTTGATCACTGTCTTGCTGCACGCTCTTAGAGTTTATTTCACTGATAGATATAGATCATATAGAATCATTGCTTGGTACTCAGGAATAGCTTTAATATTCATGATGACCCTTATTGGTATCTCTGGTTATATTCTTGTGTGGGACGAGCGTTCTTACATTATAGTAACCAAAATTAGTGAGTTTCTTGCTGCTTTCCCTATCTGGGGACAAGCCTGGTCACATGCTTTTATTAATGACAACGCAATAAGCAACTATACAATGAGCATGGCTCTGTTCCTGCACACAGGTACTTCATTCTCGCTACTTGTTATGCTGTGGATTCACTATATGAGAATCTCAAGACCTGTGGTCAACGTCACTTGGGCACTCGGTTGTCTGCTTGGTGGAACTATTCTTATATTTGCAGGATTAATGCCAGCTACTTCAGGACCTGAAGCCGTCTTAATTGCTACTCCAACTTACTTTGATATGGATTGGTTCTATTTATGGATTTTCCCTGTTATGGATTACCTTGGCAATATTTGGACTTGGGTTGCATTAGCTGTAGTTACGCTGATAGCGATCTTGCTTCCAGAGTTTGTTAAATCAAGAGATGATGAACCTGCGACAGTAAACAAAGATGCTTGTGTTGGTTGTAAGCTTTGTGCTGTTGATTGTCCTTATGAAGCAATTTATATGGCACCAAGAACAGACGGTTCTAAATTTAAGGAAATTGCAGTTGTGATTGATGCAAGATGTGCTGAGTGCGGTCTTTGTGTTGGCGCTTGCAACTTTGATGCCATTGAATTACCTGC
- a CDS encoding cbb3-type cytochrome c oxidase subunit I, whose translation MINSKFLSSDEGSSAKFFMFSAIVWLVLGMAAGLLAALEFSFPDLTKGIPQLSFTHLRPAHVNTIAFGWLSMANIGSALYIIPALCKTKLYSEKLANFVCYVWNFVIGGGAIALMNGFTEGREYAEYTWPFDILVLVGLFLLSYNLFRTVLNRQVKKLYVSVWYIMGAFFWMPFVYLVGNRTFVAMDGLNDGILNWFYGHNILGMWFTVLGVGIAYYMVPKMSGKPIWSHSLSMIGFWTIAFFYAPTGTHHLLQSPVPEWLKALAVIFSAALVIPVITVLTNFYMSMKGSWWMLTTNMPLRFVMTGAFWYFITCIQGPFQATRGINWYIHFTQWVVAHAHAALLGTFTFFVIGSLYYGIQRLTGKKIYSVRLVKWHYWLLTIGFLLFFLSLTVGGLQQSVGWALGYPVAQWSLILPPMWLVRSIGGVMMFASSCLFAYNIFRSMNSPSISSEDELNMAVPTEN comes from the coding sequence ATGATTAACAGTAAATTTTTAAGTTCGGATGAGGGTAGTTCAGCCAAGTTCTTTATGTTCTCAGCCATTGTTTGGTTGGTATTAGGAATGGCTGCTGGCCTTTTAGCAGCATTGGAGTTTTCTTTTCCAGATTTAACTAAAGGAATACCTCAATTATCGTTTACGCACTTGAGACCTGCTCACGTGAATACAATTGCCTTTGGCTGGTTGTCAATGGCTAATATTGGTTCGGCGCTTTATATTATCCCAGCTCTTTGTAAGACCAAGCTCTACTCAGAGAAATTAGCCAACTTTGTTTGCTATGTTTGGAATTTTGTTATTGGTGGCGGTGCAATAGCATTAATGAATGGCTTTACAGAGGGACGTGAGTATGCGGAATATACTTGGCCTTTTGATATTTTGGTTTTAGTAGGACTATTCTTACTTTCTTACAATCTTTTTAGAACAGTTCTTAATAGACAAGTCAAAAAACTCTATGTATCCGTTTGGTATATCATGGGGGCTTTCTTTTGGATGCCGTTTGTTTATTTAGTAGGTAACCGTACTTTTGTTGCAATGGATGGATTGAATGATGGAATCCTCAACTGGTTTTATGGACACAATATATTGGGAATGTGGTTTACAGTACTTGGTGTTGGTATAGCTTATTACATGGTACCTAAGATGAGCGGTAAACCGATTTGGAGTCATAGCTTGTCAATGATTGGCTTTTGGACTATTGCATTTTTCTATGCACCCACAGGTACTCATCATTTACTACAGTCACCAGTGCCAGAATGGCTTAAAGCTCTTGCGGTAATTTTCTCTGCAGCTTTAGTCATCCCGGTGATAACCGTTTTAACTAATTTCTATATGTCAATGAAAGGATCATGGTGGATGCTGACTACAAATATGCCACTTCGTTTTGTGATGACAGGTGCTTTTTGGTATTTCATTACTTGTATACAAGGACCTTTTCAGGCGACACGTGGAATCAATTGGTACATTCACTTCACTCAATGGGTTGTTGCTCACGCTCATGCCGCTTTGCTTGGTACATTTACATTCTTTGTAATAGGATCACTTTATTACGGCATACAAAGACTTACTGGCAAAAAGATTTACAGTGTTCGTTTAGTTAAATGGCATTATTGGTTGCTTACAATTGGATTCTTATTATTTTTCTTGAGTCTTACTGTAGGTGGATTACAGCAGTCAGTAGGATGGGCTCTTGGTTACCCAGTAGCTCAATGGTCATTAATTCTCCCACCAATGTGGTTGGTTAGATCAATTGGAGGAGTAATGATGTTTGCCAGTAGCTGTTTATTTGCCTACAATATATTTAGAAGTATGAATAGCCCAAGTATTTCATCTGAGGATGAACTTAATATGGCGGTACCAACTGAGAACTAA
- the ccoS gene encoding cbb3-type cytochrome oxidase assembly protein CcoS produces MDTNIAFSLQDWILSVFNKEGIAVFAIFSSTFFLLAGCLAYWAFKSGQFDDIEAAKFEMMGTGV; encoded by the coding sequence GTGGACACTAATATTGCTTTTTCTCTTCAAGACTGGATACTGAGTGTCTTTAACAAGGAAGGGATTGCGGTTTTTGCAATTTTTTCTTCAACATTCTTTTTATTAGCAGGATGTTTGGCTTACTGGGCTTTTAAAAGTGGACAGTTTGATGATATTGAGGCAGCCAAATTCGAGATGATGGGGACAGGAGTTTAA
- a CDS encoding Rieske 2Fe-2S domain-containing protein: protein MKFERREFIKTLLAVPVIGGISALFISPFVRFLKPSSGPLATAEIFKQPDKPSPVREISFSVSDFPENWSFKYFMFQESNREYTSVGEQIKTIPGVIVRTPTPDGSADFVVFSRVCPHLGCVFNFVPIEAEVAKGYNYAPPPGQKVFACPCHLSVYDPMQTDTKGRGKVVSGPAPRSPFKFNFIRQGERILVSSLESGGIS, encoded by the coding sequence ATGAAATTTGAAAGAAGAGAGTTTATAAAGACCTTGCTTGCAGTCCCCGTAATTGGCGGCATTTCGGCATTGTTTATTTCACCCTTTGTTAGGTTTCTCAAGCCAAGTTCTGGTCCGCTTGCAACAGCTGAGATCTTCAAGCAACCAGACAAACCATCACCGGTTCGTGAGATCAGTTTCAGTGTCTCTGATTTCCCCGAGAACTGGTCCTTTAAGTATTTTATGTTTCAAGAGTCTAATCGCGAATATACTTCTGTCGGTGAACAAATCAAAACTATTCCTGGTGTGATTGTTAGAACCCCGACGCCAGACGGCAGTGCTGACTTTGTCGTATTTAGTCGTGTTTGCCCTCACTTAGGTTGTGTGTTTAATTTCGTTCCTATTGAAGCTGAGGTAGCTAAGGGATATAACTATGCTCCGCCTCCAGGACAAAAAGTTTTTGCTTGTCCTTGTCATCTTTCAGTTTATGACCCAATGCAAACTGACACCAAAGGTAGAGGCAAGGTAGTTTCTGGTCCTGCACCAAGATCACCATTTAAGTTTAACTTCATAAGACAAGGAGAAAGAATATTGGTTAGTAGTTTAGAGTCAGGAGGGATCTCTTAA
- a CDS encoding ABC transporter ATP-binding protein encodes MNNWQLIKTLYPFMKPFKWQIIIALAILPLSSATYSIQPVLLQKAVDGPIAAFDLAGLWTYALFLLGAVAINFVLQVAQFYIMNKVGQSMVADIRYSLFVHLESMSMSFFDRNPVGRSVSRVTSDMEQLAESFVGGLVLILLDIFNILGILLFMFYLNWRLSLVVSVFLIPIYFITIYYQELYRKANLMARKELAKLNSFLQQNIVGISVVQVLNSTAKSMNKFAEYNRQYFKANDESIKADARLSATIEMISLFAIIALIYISSKIFASSVLSIGMILAFIQYSQALFEPIRNLSDRFTVIQSAFTAIERMSELLDEPISIQDHKSLTCTQENKDAPLINFKNIQFQYQDKTPVLNDVSFQVQQGQKIAIIGKTGSGKSTIIKLLTRLYELDQGLIEINGVDIKEIPQYQLREKIAVIHQDTYIFAGNLESNIKLGRDESKLDMQLAQRFLDLAPGLRQERDLLNLSNVSSGEEQVINFARALVARPEILVLDEATAKIDLETEKAIYELLNEYIKGKTLITIAHRLETIKSADLVLKLENGLLTR; translated from the coding sequence ATGAATAACTGGCAGCTAATCAAAACCCTATATCCATTCATGAAGCCTTTCAAATGGCAAATTATTATCGCATTAGCTATTTTACCTTTAAGTTCTGCAACCTATTCTATTCAACCTGTTTTGCTACAAAAAGCAGTTGACGGTCCTATTGCTGCATTTGATTTAGCTGGACTTTGGACTTATGCTTTATTCTTGCTTGGCGCTGTTGCTATCAATTTTGTTTTGCAAGTTGCACAGTTCTATATTATGAACAAAGTCGGTCAGTCGATGGTAGCTGATATTCGCTACTCTCTTTTTGTGCATCTTGAATCTATGTCTATGAGCTTCTTTGACCGCAATCCTGTTGGTCGCTCGGTTTCAAGAGTCACTAGTGACATGGAGCAACTCGCTGAAAGCTTTGTTGGTGGATTGGTTTTAATTCTGCTCGATATTTTCAATATTCTAGGGATTCTATTATTTATGTTTTACCTCAATTGGAGATTGAGTTTAGTAGTTTCAGTTTTTTTGATACCGATTTATTTTATTACTATTTATTACCAAGAGCTTTATCGTAAAGCCAATTTGATGGCTCGCAAGGAGCTTGCTAAGCTCAATTCTTTCTTGCAACAAAATATAGTTGGTATTTCTGTTGTTCAAGTATTAAACAGCACAGCCAAAAGTATGAACAAGTTTGCTGAATACAATCGTCAATATTTTAAAGCCAATGACGAAAGTATCAAAGCAGATGCACGGCTTTCGGCTACTATAGAAATGATTTCACTGTTTGCTATCATCGCTTTAATTTATATTAGTTCAAAGATCTTTGCTAGTTCTGTACTAAGTATCGGTATGATACTTGCTTTTATACAGTACTCGCAGGCACTGTTTGAGCCGATTCGCAATCTTAGTGATCGTTTTACGGTAATTCAATCTGCTTTTACTGCAATAGAAAGAATGAGTGAATTATTAGATGAACCGATTAGTATTCAAGACCATAAATCTTTAACTTGCACACAAGAGAACAAAGATGCGCCACTTATCAATTTTAAAAATATCCAATTTCAATATCAAGACAAAACACCTGTACTTAATGACGTTAGTTTTCAAGTACAGCAAGGTCAAAAAATAGCAATTATCGGCAAGACTGGTTCGGGCAAAAGTACCATCATTAAACTATTGACTCGTCTGTATGAACTTGATCAAGGTTTAATTGAAATTAATGGAGTCGACATCAAAGAGATTCCTCAGTATCAACTACGAGAAAAAATAGCCGTGATTCACCAAGACACATATATTTTTGCAGGTAATTTAGAATCCAATATCAAACTAGGACGAGACGAGTCCAAGCTTGATATGCAGCTTGCTCAGCGCTTCCTCGACTTGGCTCCTGGTCTAAGACAAGAACGTGATCTTTTGAATTTGTCCAATGTTTCATCTGGCGAGGAGCAAGTGATCAACTTTGCTCGTGCATTAGTTGCTAGACCGGAGATTCTTGTGCTTGATGAAGCAACAGCCAAGATTGACTTGGAAACAGAGAAGGCGATCTATGAATTATTGAATGAATATATCAAAGGGAAGACTTTAATTACTATTGCTCACAGATTAGAGACTATTAAGAGTGCGGACTTGGTATTGAAACTTGAAAACGGTTTGCTGACACGCTGA
- a CDS encoding cytochrome b N-terminal domain-containing protein encodes MDRLKNVDFFDETFVDKQVDNVWYKLGPIQWLTWIVTIVTGAILVAFYVPTSEQAYDTIIVIQEHIPFGGLMRGMHKYGADAFIIACILKMYRMFICADYKGNRELNLWICFFLLLLGFYSGLSGYLLIWNQRAFWATKVFATFPGYMDQFGLNLAFLGETIVTQLVKWGVPTSLPAIPVSEGGGILLDMKLLNQYINFNMGMVTQQILLGGSAIGQATITRFYSMHMALSTIGLIVVELYFYSNKKKRFNIPWSEGFLIIFMIAAAATIFPAEMGARANPAVTPLPILSDWYFLALYQMYKYIEPVLATFITMLIPATVLLLPFFDRGKEKSITKRPIIMWTAIMGAISTIAFSVLIILNIANINTDPPYWVAGTTILIAIGIYFSQKQYAGINRWKLALVHVLFLVCYLGRIHTVPYFGLPLEDILGNTFFADGSWGRMWIFYGGFAALHILTAMWESCCACKKDAK; translated from the coding sequence ATGGATAGATTAAAGAATGTTGATTTCTTTGATGAAACTTTTGTTGATAAACAAGTAGACAATGTATGGTACAAACTTGGACCAATACAGTGGCTCACTTGGATAGTAACTATTGTTACTGGAGCTATATTGGTAGCTTTCTATGTGCCAACATCTGAACAAGCATATGACACTATCATTGTAATTCAAGAACACATACCATTTGGTGGATTGATGAGAGGTATGCACAAGTATGGAGCTGATGCTTTTATTATTGCTTGTATCTTGAAGATGTACCGTATGTTTATTTGTGCTGATTACAAAGGCAACAGAGAACTCAATCTATGGATTTGTTTCTTCCTCTTGCTACTTGGGTTTTATTCTGGACTTTCTGGTTATTTATTAATTTGGAACCAAAGAGCTTTTTGGGCGACCAAAGTATTTGCGACCTTCCCTGGTTATATGGACCAGTTTGGTCTTAACTTAGCTTTCTTAGGTGAGACTATTGTTACTCAATTAGTCAAATGGGGTGTACCAACTAGTTTGCCAGCGATCCCTGTTTCTGAGGGTGGTGGAATTCTTCTGGATATGAAACTGCTTAATCAATACATCAACTTTAATATGGGAATGGTTACTCAGCAAATCTTGCTTGGTGGTAGTGCCATTGGACAAGCGACAATCACTAGATTCTATTCAATGCATATGGCATTATCGACTATTGGTTTGATTGTTGTTGAGCTTTATTTTTATAGCAACAAAAAGAAGCGTTTCAATATTCCTTGGAGTGAGGGATTCTTGATCATCTTTATGATAGCTGCAGCTGCAACTATTTTCCCTGCTGAAATGGGAGCAAGAGCAAACCCGGCTGTAACGCCATTACCAATTCTTTCTGACTGGTATTTCTTGGCTCTTTATCAAATGTACAAATATATCGAGCCCGTACTAGCAACGTTTATTACTATGCTAATTCCTGCAACTGTACTTTTGTTGCCGTTCTTTGACCGGGGCAAGGAGAAGAGTATTACCAAGAGACCAATAATTATGTGGACTGCTATTATGGGTGCAATTAGTACTATTGCTTTCTCTGTTTTGATTATTCTTAATATCGCCAATATCAACACAGACCCACCTTACTGGGTTGCTGGTACAACTATATTGATTGCAATTGGAATTTATTTTTCTCAGAAACAATATGCCGGAATTAATAGATGGAAACTTGCTTTAGTTCATGTTTTATTCTTGGTTTGCTATTTAGGAAGAATTCATACAGTGCCTTATTTTGGTTTGCCTTTAGAAGATATACTTGGCAACACTTTCTTTGCTGACGGTTCTTGGGGACGTATGTGGATTTTCTATGGTGGTTTTGCTGCTTTGCATATACTTACCGCAATGTGGGAATCTTGCTGTGCTTGCAAAAAGGATGCTAAATAA
- a CDS encoding c-type cytochrome, which yields MKSKKRIVWIVSLALIMSLIVVAPLMAASRTGLQSSLIKDWHSEVDRAQCPDFLYPSHTPSIVSGQKVYQANCARCHGEPPTKDQQVISYMRAQSPEKQFERICGHKHQMNKALTIDERWDSLLYMRTNILGYYPANSQEASEMDALFGGNCAICHGTRGQGDGNLHKMLNPQPANFNMFKRLYTRSDEKLFNEISYGIPWTAMPAWKDRHDFDRQEDFNPELIWKLVRYVRSFAYSQEVDRLDIGRQKLEDYKKEIGESN from the coding sequence ATGAAAAGTAAAAAAAGAATCGTCTGGATTGTTTCACTAGCGCTGATAATGAGCTTAATTGTTGTTGCACCTCTAATGGCTGCTTCACGTACTGGATTGCAGTCAAGTCTAATTAAAGACTGGCACTCTGAAGTGGATAGAGCCCAGTGTCCCGACTTCCTTTATCCATCACATACTCCTTCAATCGTTAGTGGTCAGAAAGTATACCAAGCCAATTGTGCTAGATGTCACGGAGAGCCGCCTACTAAAGACCAGCAAGTTATTAGCTATATGCGCGCACAAAGTCCAGAAAAACAATTTGAAAGAATTTGTGGTCATAAGCACCAAATGAATAAGGCTTTGACTATTGATGAGCGTTGGGATTCGCTACTCTATATGAGAACTAATATACTTGGTTATTACCCAGCCAACTCACAAGAAGCTTCAGAAATGGATGCACTGTTTGGTGGTAATTGCGCTATTTGTCATGGAACCAGAGGACAGGGAGATGGTAACTTACACAAGATGCTTAATCCTCAACCTGCCAACTTTAATATGTTCAAGCGTCTTTATACTCGCTCTGACGAGAAATTATTTAATGAGATTTCTTATGGAATTCCTTGGACAGCAATGCCTGCTTGGAAAGATAGACATGACTTTGATAGACAAGAAGATTTTAATCCTGAGCTAATTTGGAAATTAGTTCGTTATGTTCGTAGTTTTGCATATTCTCAAGAAGTAGACAGGCTGGATATCGGTCGACAAAAACTTGAAGATTATAAGAAAGAAATAGGTGAATCTAATTAA